A stretch of the Neptunomonas phycophila genome encodes the following:
- a CDS encoding NADH:ubiquinone reductase (Na(+)-transporting) subunit D yields MSATKDVLVTPIVKNNPIALQILGICSALAVTSNLNTAFVMTLAVTVVTAFSNFFISLIRNYIPSNIRIIAQMTIIASLVIVVDQILKAVAYDVSKQLSVFVGLIITNCIVMGRAEAFAMKNPPGVSFMDGIGNGLGYGAVLMFVGFVRELFGSGSLFGFEILPLINNGGWYQANGLLLLPPSAFFIIGMLIWIIRTVDKKQVEAPEFEMAPNTKRETA; encoded by the coding sequence ATGTCGGCTACTAAAGATGTATTGGTAACCCCAATCGTTAAGAACAACCCAATTGCATTGCAAATATTGGGTATCTGTTCTGCTTTGGCAGTAACATCAAACTTGAATACAGCGTTTGTTATGACGCTCGCCGTAACCGTTGTTACCGCGTTCTCTAACTTTTTTATCTCGCTGATTCGTAACTACATTCCTAGCAACATCCGTATCATTGCGCAGATGACGATTATTGCGTCGCTGGTAATCGTTGTTGACCAAATCTTGAAAGCTGTAGCTTATGATGTATCTAAGCAATTATCGGTTTTTGTGGGTTTGATTATCACCAACTGTATCGTAATGGGTCGAGCTGAAGCCTTCGCTATGAAAAACCCTCCGGGCGTTTCCTTCATGGACGGTATCGGTAATGGTTTAGGTTACGGTGCTGTTTTGATGTTTGTTGGTTTTGTTCGTGAATTGTTCGGCTCTGGTAGCTTGTTCGGTTTCGAAATTCTGCCACTCATCAATAACGGCGGTTGGTATCAAGCTAACGGTCTGCTGTTGTTGCCACCGAGTGCTTTCTTCATTATTGGTATGTTGATCTGGATTATCCGCACTGTGGATAAGAAACAGGTTGAAGCACCTGAGTTTGAAATGGCGCCTAATACGAAAAGGGAGACTGCATAA
- a CDS encoding Na(+)-translocating NADH-quinone reductase subunit C, giving the protein MSANKDSIGRTILVTVLLCVVCSVVVSAAAVLLKPQQVANKELDRKTNILAAAGLLDPSKSVDELFSQITTKIVDIETGKFSDAVDAETYDARKASKDPEMSRALSREEDIASIKREARYQTVYLVEKEGQLDSIILPVHGYGLWSTLYGFLALEGDLNTVVGLGFYSHAETPGLGGEVDNPQWKALWPGKKIYEEGSWSPEIRLIKGNVDPTSSSAPYQIDGLSGATLTSNGVTHLVQFWMGENGYAPFLKNLKAGEA; this is encoded by the coding sequence ATGTCAGCTAATAAGGACTCGATCGGTCGCACGATTCTCGTCACCGTTTTGCTATGTGTTGTCTGCTCTGTAGTAGTATCTGCTGCGGCTGTATTATTAAAGCCTCAGCAAGTCGCTAACAAAGAGTTAGACCGTAAAACTAATATTTTGGCGGCGGCTGGTTTGTTAGACCCGTCAAAATCAGTTGATGAGCTCTTTTCTCAGATAACAACTAAAATTGTTGATATTGAAACGGGTAAATTCAGCGATGCTGTTGATGCTGAAACCTATGATGCTCGCAAAGCGTCTAAAGATCCTGAGATGTCTCGTGCATTATCGCGCGAAGAAGACATCGCATCGATCAAGCGTGAAGCGCGTTATCAAACAGTGTATCTTGTTGAAAAAGAAGGGCAGCTAGATAGCATTATTTTACCGGTCCACGGTTACGGTTTATGGTCTACCTTATATGGTTTCCTTGCTCTTGAAGGCGACTTAAACACCGTTGTTGGTCTAGGTTTCTACTCGCATGCAGAAACACCAGGGCTAGGTGGTGAGGTTGATAACCCTCAATGGAAAGCGTTGTGGCCTGGCAAGAAAATTTATGAAGAAGGCTCTTGGTCTCCCGAGATTCGTCTGATTAAAGGTAATGTCGATCCAACTTCGTCATCAGCTCCTTATCAAATCGATGGTTTGTCAGGTGCAACTCTGACGAGTAATGGTGTTACACATCTTGTTCAGTTTTGGATGGGTGAAAACGGTTATGCACCCTTCTTGAAAAACCTGAAAGCAGGGGAGGCGTAA
- a CDS encoding NADH:ubiquinone reductase (Na(+)-transporting) subunit B encodes MNIRNVLDKMEPHFHKGGKYENWYALYEAVDTIFYTPGAVTKSASHVRDGIDLKRMMITVWLCTFPAVFAGLWNVGFQANTAMATLGLTEAEGLRGAIVASLASFDPTSIWANIVHGAVYWIPIYAVTFVVGGFWEVLFAMKRGHEVNEGFFVTSILFSLILPATVPLWQVALGITFGVVIGKEVFGGTGKNFLNPALTGRAFLFFAYPAQMSGDAIWTAVDGFSGATPLGLAAAGGVDAILATNLTWFDAFFGRIQGSIGETSTLAILLGGGALLLTRIAAWRIVAGVLAGMVGMSLLLNMIGSETNPMFGIPFWWHFVLGGFAFGMFFMATDPVSASMTNTGKWFFGALIGVMVVLIRVVNPAFPEGMMLAILFGNLFAPLIDNFVIQANIKRRLARNVS; translated from the coding sequence ATGAACATCAGAAATGTTCTAGATAAAATGGAGCCGCACTTTCATAAAGGCGGTAAGTATGAAAATTGGTACGCGCTTTACGAAGCGGTAGATACCATTTTCTATACGCCTGGCGCGGTGACTAAGTCGGCATCACATGTGCGTGATGGTATCGACCTTAAGCGTATGATGATTACGGTATGGCTATGTACATTCCCAGCGGTTTTTGCCGGTTTGTGGAACGTAGGTTTTCAGGCTAATACCGCTATGGCAACGTTAGGCTTAACAGAAGCCGAAGGGTTGCGTGGCGCAATTGTAGCTTCGTTAGCAAGCTTTGACCCCACGAGTATCTGGGCAAACATCGTGCATGGCGCGGTGTATTGGATTCCTATTTATGCCGTAACTTTCGTAGTCGGCGGTTTTTGGGAAGTCCTGTTTGCTATGAAACGTGGACACGAAGTTAACGAAGGCTTCTTTGTTACTTCTATCTTGTTCTCATTAATTCTTCCTGCCACTGTGCCTTTATGGCAAGTAGCACTGGGTATCACATTTGGTGTGGTAATCGGTAAAGAAGTCTTTGGTGGTACAGGTAAAAACTTCCTAAACCCAGCCTTGACTGGCCGCGCGTTCTTGTTCTTCGCATACCCTGCACAAATGTCTGGTGATGCAATTTGGACCGCTGTCGATGGTTTCTCTGGAGCGACACCGCTTGGTTTGGCTGCAGCTGGTGGCGTAGACGCTATTCTAGCGACTAACCTAACTTGGTTTGATGCGTTCTTTGGGCGTATTCAAGGCTCTATTGGTGAGACATCCACTTTAGCTATTTTGCTTGGGGGTGGTGCATTATTATTGACCCGAATTGCCGCTTGGCGAATAGTCGCCGGGGTGTTGGCTGGGATGGTCGGTATGTCCTTGCTCCTCAACATGATTGGTTCTGAAACCAACCCTATGTTTGGTATACCTTTCTGGTGGCACTTTGTGTTGGGTGGTTTTGCGTTCGGTATGTTCTTTATGGCGACCGATCCGGTATCGGCATCTATGACCAACACAGGTAAGTGGTTCTTCGGAGCTCTTATTGGTGTGATGGTGGTGCTGATTCGAGTGGTTAACCCAGCATTCCCAGAAGGCATGATGTTGGCAATTTTGTTCGGTAACTTGTTCGCACCGCTGATTGACAACTTTGTTATTCAGGCAAACATTAAGCGGAGGTTAGCACGCAATGTCAGCTAA
- a CDS encoding Na(+)-translocating NADH-quinone reductase subunit A has translation MIKINKGLDLPITGAPEQVVSSASPVIRSVAVSGPDYVGCKPTMAVKVGDRVKLGQLIFTDKKTEGVQVTAPGAGVVTAINRGERRVLLSVVIELDAEEEAVEFARYDAAQLGSLTREQVVENLQVSGLWTAFRTRPFSRVPAVTAIPSSIFVTAMDTNPLAANPELFINEHAQAFEQGLGLLTKLTENKVFLCKAPGAAIPTAPGVTVEEFDGPHPAGNAGTHIHHLDPVARQKFVWSINYQDVVAIGKLFTEGRLFTERLVSVAGPAAVKPAIIKTRVGAALSDLLDGAVASDNARVISGSVWNGRKAEGGLAYLGYYANQVSILEEGNVREFMGWISPGANKFSVLNIFASFLSSGKKFDFTTTTNGSERAMVQVGQFERLVPMDILPTQLLRALVTGDIVSAMQLGCLELDEEDLALCTFACAGKYEYGPILRDNLTRIEKET, from the coding sequence ATGATCAAGATCAATAAAGGTCTGGATCTACCGATTACGGGTGCTCCGGAGCAAGTAGTGTCTTCTGCTTCTCCTGTGATTCGTTCGGTCGCCGTGAGTGGACCAGATTATGTTGGTTGTAAACCAACAATGGCCGTCAAGGTGGGTGATCGTGTCAAACTCGGTCAATTGATCTTTACCGATAAGAAAACTGAAGGTGTTCAAGTTACTGCGCCAGGTGCTGGTGTAGTCACTGCGATTAATCGTGGTGAGCGACGTGTACTCCTTTCGGTCGTTATCGAATTAGACGCTGAAGAAGAAGCGGTAGAATTTGCGCGCTATGATGCCGCGCAATTGGGTAGTCTGACACGTGAACAGGTCGTAGAAAACTTGCAGGTGTCAGGGTTATGGACGGCTTTCCGTACTCGTCCATTTAGTCGAGTCCCAGCCGTTACTGCAATTCCATCGTCTATCTTTGTTACCGCAATGGATACTAATCCACTGGCTGCTAATCCTGAGCTGTTCATTAATGAGCATGCACAAGCGTTTGAGCAAGGCCTTGGATTGTTAACAAAACTTACCGAGAATAAAGTGTTCTTGTGTAAGGCACCAGGAGCCGCAATACCGACCGCTCCAGGTGTAACTGTCGAAGAGTTCGATGGTCCTCATCCTGCTGGTAACGCCGGTACTCATATACATCACCTTGATCCTGTTGCACGCCAAAAGTTTGTTTGGTCTATCAACTATCAAGACGTTGTTGCCATTGGTAAGTTGTTTACAGAAGGACGTTTATTCACTGAACGCCTAGTTTCTGTAGCCGGCCCTGCTGCTGTTAAGCCAGCAATTATTAAAACGCGTGTGGGTGCTGCATTATCTGATTTGCTTGACGGGGCTGTTGCCTCTGATAACGCTCGTGTTATTTCGGGTTCTGTATGGAACGGTCGAAAAGCAGAAGGCGGTTTGGCCTACTTAGGCTATTACGCTAATCAGGTATCAATACTTGAAGAAGGTAACGTGCGTGAGTTTATGGGCTGGATTTCTCCAGGTGCTAATAAGTTCTCTGTACTTAATATCTTTGCTTCTTTCCTTTCATCTGGCAAAAAATTTGATTTCACGACCACTACCAATGGTTCTGAGCGTGCAATGGTTCAAGTAGGGCAATTTGAACGCCTTGTGCCAATGGATATTTTGCCAACTCAATTGCTGCGTGCTTTGGTCACGGGTGACATCGTTTCTGCGATGCAGCTTGGCTGTCTGGAACTTGACGAAGAAGATTTAGCCTTGTGTACGTTTGCCTGTGCAGGTAAGTACGAATACGGCCCGATCCTTCGCGATAACCTGACGCGCATCGAGAAAGAGACTTAA
- a CDS encoding glyceraldehyde-3-phosphate dehydrogenase has protein sequence MSQNQVFADWKEREATAEAMVPVIGRLYRDRNVETSVYGRLIVKRSVIDILKAHRYARQVEASELSVLDTYPVIEALDTLNLNSAHVDIGKLAVKFRTEGNGRSMKAFLEEELDSVIGKEEHQGTDVVLYGFGRIGRLLARLLIERTGGGQSLRLRAIVVRKGKASNDLEKRASLLRRDSVHGSFKGTIQIDEERNVLIANGNEIQVIFSDGPDQVDYTQYGIDNALVIDNTGIWRDKDGLALHLKSKGVQRVLLTAPGKGVKNIVMGVNHHDITPDDNILSAASCTTNAITPILKAVNDEYGVENGHVETVHSYTNDQNLIDNYHKGDRRGRAAGLNMVITETGAAKAVSKALPVMEGKLTGNAIRVPTPNVSMAILNLNLGKEVERESLNDYLRTMALHSPLQKQIDYSNSPEAVSTDFVGSRAAGVVDALATIATGNRCVLYVWYDNEFGYSCQVLRMAQFMSNVTLPAFPKASK, from the coding sequence GTGAGCCAAAATCAAGTATTCGCTGATTGGAAAGAGCGCGAAGCAACTGCAGAAGCCATGGTTCCGGTCATTGGTCGTTTGTATCGTGACCGTAACGTAGAAACTTCTGTTTATGGACGTCTTATTGTTAAGCGTTCTGTTATCGATATCCTGAAGGCGCACCGTTACGCGCGTCAGGTTGAAGCCAGTGAGTTATCTGTACTAGATACTTACCCGGTGATTGAAGCGTTAGATACACTAAATCTAAATAGCGCTCATGTTGATATCGGAAAGCTGGCGGTTAAATTCCGCACAGAAGGCAATGGACGTAGCATGAAGGCTTTTCTTGAGGAAGAGCTGGATTCAGTAATCGGTAAAGAAGAGCATCAGGGTACTGATGTGGTGCTATATGGCTTTGGCCGTATTGGCCGTTTACTTGCACGTTTGTTAATCGAACGCACTGGTGGAGGTCAGTCGTTACGTTTACGTGCCATCGTTGTCCGCAAAGGAAAGGCGTCTAACGATCTGGAAAAGCGTGCAAGCTTGTTGCGTCGTGACTCTGTTCACGGTTCATTCAAGGGCACTATTCAGATTGATGAAGAGCGCAATGTGCTAATTGCTAATGGTAACGAAATTCAAGTTATCTTTTCTGACGGGCCCGATCAAGTCGACTACACGCAGTACGGTATCGATAATGCATTAGTGATCGATAACACGGGTATTTGGCGTGATAAAGACGGCCTTGCTTTACACCTGAAATCTAAAGGTGTTCAGCGAGTGTTGCTAACGGCACCTGGTAAGGGTGTTAAAAATATTGTTATGGGCGTTAACCACCATGACATAACGCCCGACGATAATATTTTGTCAGCGGCGTCGTGTACTACAAACGCTATCACTCCTATTTTGAAAGCGGTTAATGATGAATACGGTGTTGAAAACGGTCATGTAGAAACCGTTCACTCGTATACAAATGACCAAAACCTAATAGATAACTACCATAAAGGTGATCGTCGCGGCCGTGCGGCAGGTCTGAATATGGTTATTACCGAAACAGGTGCAGCAAAAGCTGTATCTAAAGCTCTGCCGGTTATGGAAGGCAAGCTAACCGGTAATGCTATTCGTGTACCTACACCGAACGTATCAATGGCTATTCTTAACCTTAATTTGGGTAAAGAAGTTGAGCGTGAGAGCTTGAACGACTATTTGCGCACCATGGCATTACATTCGCCATTGCAAAAGCAGATTGATTACAGCAACTCTCCTGAAGCTGTCTCTACTGATTTTGTGGGCTCTCGTGCAGCCGGCGTTGTGGATGCATTAGCGACAATCGCGACTGGTAATCGTTGTGTATTGTATGTGTGGTACGACAATGAGTTTGGCTACAGCTGCCAAGTTTTACGTATGGCGCAGTTTATGTCTAACGTTACTTTACCTGCCTTCCCGAAGGCTAGTAAGTAA